Proteins encoded by one window of Sorex araneus isolate mSorAra2 chromosome 3, mSorAra2.pri, whole genome shotgun sequence:
- the LOC101541440 gene encoding 40S ribosomal protein S14-like gives MGPRKGKEKKEEQVISLGPQVAEGENVSGVCHIFASFIFFFVHVTDLSGKKTICRVTADEMKVKVDRDESFPYAAMLAAQDVAQWCQLLGITALRIKLWATGGNQTKIPGPGAQSALRAHARSGMKIGRIEDVTPIQSDSTCRKGGRRGHHL, from the exons ATGGGACCTcgaaaggggaaggaaaagaaggaagaacaggTCATTAGCCTTGGACCTCAGGTGGCTGAAGGAGAAAATGTGTCTGGTGTCTGCCACATCTTtgcatcctttatttttttt TTTGTCCATGTCACTGATCTTTCTGGCAAGAAAACCATCTGCCGTGTGACTGCAGATGAGATGAAGGTGAAGGTGGACCGAGATGAGTCCTTTCCGTATGCTGCCATGTTGGCTGCCCAGGATGTGGCCCAGTGGTGCCAGTTGTTGGGCATCACTGCTCTCCGCATCAAACTCTGGGCTACAGGAGGAAATCAGACCAAGATTCCTGGACCTGGGGCGCAGTCAGCCCTTAGAGCCCATGCACGCTCAGGAATGAAGATTGGGAGGATCGAGGATGTCACCCCCATCCAATCCGACAGCACCTGCAGAAAGGGGGGTCGCCGTGGTCACCATCTGTGA